From a single Salvelinus namaycush isolate Seneca chromosome 14, SaNama_1.0, whole genome shotgun sequence genomic region:
- the LOC120058849 gene encoding sal-like protein 4, whose amino-acid sequence MSRRKQAKPQQINSGEPGSSEKGVLQDGQTEEVGNEAKRFRMDTAKVCTKCCAEFFNEAEFLEHQNNCTKSHKAVIMKDGEGREVPEEVSQGDSPGDFQNDHRDCQRRSNSLSKSNAESMERMDDEEEPKINGAEQPPKQDQVEMSDNPRPEMSNHQSQTSSKLQDSNVILESMPGTKVAVTQHSSNVGLNNRRSAQTSQEALQAIPMILEQLVALQQQQIQQIHLTEQIRIQVAMMAPQSLQSAKGASVDPLKALGAHLSQQLSAAAALISKRTSRQSLSIESLKQGKLPQSNSNPTSLAGGLGPMPSKTDMLKGLPDLANHLPVLLPQSPGYKAFQSPFTGLSSGMDPSKKVKSKIPNMPESKNGSGGDSMYKHKCKYCGKTFGNDSGLQIHLRSHTGERPFKCNICGNRFTTKGNLKVHFQRHKEKYPHIRMNPHPVPEHLDNIPTSSGIPYGMSMPIEESNMVDMKPMLGIPSPGFHPSAPQGFKPSFEGFRSDPFSQRPASSGSDGASISSNAFNHEMGSDQHHQVSNELMGALHHMNGKDPLSDHEGSETAKLQQMVDGLEKRTNDPNECYICHRVLSCQSSLKMHYRTHTGERPYKCKICGRAFSTKGNLKAHYSVHRANTPLKMQHSCPICQKKFTNAVVLQQHIRMHMGGQIPNTPMPETQLEASEEMNSPLPDEKSMDFNGFESMEDQYTELDSQEKPSKTSDSLPPSVSEEPHQPHQAPPSSVFSSIAALENHMKNLTSSLNLQRQSSTASESDGVPPKESTSASEGLREQEYQSGRSPTVSDSVSFHSSSPVNSHVGSSKSKSPELAFPEDYTRNRPRPDSDGGSQDASGSNGALDLTAPSFTPKTIKEEPGLYFTNGEYGNHLPPFMRVPSSLVQLEMQIPPESSMGMSSLFGSQMPQGAGGQPRDSSSAPRRSSKQHLCNSCGKNFSSASALQIHERTHTGEKPFGCTVCGRAFTTRGNLKVHVTTHMWNSSVRRGQRLSLDNPMALMAMSSESGNVMPPPKELDPQPMNFDQSLWNQYAAAFTNGLSMKTNEISVIQNGGMPGSLAGGPLFRSTGGLMEMDGSHSGLPATMAEIEKNGSESVAKSQFPHFMEEGKIAVN is encoded by the exons ATGTCGAGGCGCAAGCAAGCTAAACCACAGCAAATTAATTCCGGTGAGCCCGGTTCGTCAGAAAAGG GGGTTCTACAAGATGGTCAAACTGAAGAGGTTGGAAATGAGGCGAAGAGGTTTCGAATGGACACAGCAAAGGTCTGCACCAAATGCTGTGCTGAATTCTTCAATGAGGCTGAATTTCTCGAACATCAGAATAATTGCACTAAAAGTCACAAGGCAGTCATCATGAAAGATGGCGAGGGGAGAGAAGTACCAGAAGAGGTGTCACAAGGAGACTCCCCTGGTGACTTCCAGAATGACCACAGGGACTGCCAGCGCAGAAGTAATTCTCTATCAAAGTCCAATGCAGAGTCTATGGAAAGGATGGATGACGAGGAAGAACCTAAAATAAACGGTGCGGAACAACCACCCAAACAAGACCAGGTAGAGATGTCTGACAATCCCAGGCCTGAAATGAGTAACCATCAGAGCCAGACCTCATCCAAACTCCAAGATTCAAATGTCATCTTGGAGTCCATGCCTGGCACCAAAGTGGCCGTCACTCAGCATTCATCGAACGTTGGTTTGAACAACCGAAGGTCTGCACAGACCTCCCAGGAGGCTTTGCAAGCTATCCCCATGATCCTGGAACAGCTGGTGGCTCTCCAGCAGCAGCAGATCCAACAGATCCATCTGACTGAGCAGATCCGTatccaggtggccatgatggctCCACAGAGCCTCCAATCGGCCAAAGGGGCATCAGTTGACCCTCTTAAAGCCCTAGGAGCTCACCTCTCCCAGCAGCTCTCTGCTGCAGCAGCCCTGATCAGTAAGAGGACTAGCCGCCAGAGTCTCTCGATAGAGTCCCTCAAACAGGGCAAACTACCCCAGTCCAACAGCAACCCCACCTCACTGGCTGGAGGACTGGGGCCAATGCCCTCCAAAACCGATATGTTGAAGGGGCTCCCAGACCTGGCCAACCACCTACCAGTGTTACTGCCTCAATCACCAGGCTACAAGGCCTTTCAAAGTCCCTTCACTGGCCTCTCGTCAGGGATGGATCCCTCTAAGAAAGTAAAGAGCAAGATCCCAAACATGCCTGAGTCTAAAAACGGGTCTGGTGGCGACAGCATGTACAAGCATAAGTGTAAGTACTGTGGAAAAACCTTTGGTAACGACAGCGGGCTCCAGATCCATTTGCGCTCGCACACTGGAGAAAGACCATTTAAATGTAACATCTGCGGAAACCGCTTCACAACCAAAGGAAACCTTAAAGTGCATTTCCAGAGACACAAGGAGAAGTACCCTCACATCAGGATGAACCCACACCCTGTGCCAGAACACCTTGACAACATTCCCACCAGCAGCGGCATCCCGTATGGCATGTCAATGCCGATTGAAGAATCCAACATGGTGGACATGAAGCCAATGCTTGGCATCCCATCTCCAGGTTTCCACCCATCAGCACCTCAGGGATTCAAGCCTTCGTTTGAAGGTTTCAGGAGCGACCCGTTCTCCCAAAGACCGGCATCATCTGGAAGTGACGGAGCATCAATTTCCTCAAACGCGTTCAATCACGAAATGGGCTCTGATCAGCACCACCAGGTATCTAATGAGCTAATGGGAGCGCTGCATCACATGAACGGCAAAGACCCTCTCAGCGACCACGAAGGCTCTGAAACAGCCAAATTACAGCAGATGGTGGATGGGCTGGAGAAGAGGACCAATGACCCAAACGAGTGCTACATCTGCCACCGAGTGCTCAGCTGCCAAAGCTCCCTGAAGATGCATTACCGTACACACACGGGTGAGCGGCCCTACAAGTGTAAGATCTGCGGCCGTGCCTTCTCCACCAAGGGCAACCTCAAAGCTCATTACAGTGTCCATCGGGCCAACACGCCCCTCAAGATGCAACACTCCTGCCCCATCTGCCAGAAGAAGTTCACCAATGCTGTGGTTCTCCAGCAGCACATCCGCATGCACATGGGAGGCCAGATTCCCAACACCCCCATGCCAGAGACTCAGTTAGAGGCCTCTGAAGAAATGAACTCCCCTCTGCCCGACGAGAAGTCCATGGACTTCAACGGCTTTGAGAGCATGGAAGACCAATACACAGAGCTTGACTCTCAGGAGAAGCCAAGCAAAACTTCAGATTCTCTCCCACCATCTGTGTCTGAGGAACCGCACCAACCCCATCAGGCCCCTCCATCCTCTGTGTTCTCCAGCATAGCGGCACTGGAGAACCACATGAAGAACCTCACCTCGTCTCTCAACCTGCAGCGCCAAAGCAGCACCGCTTCAGAGAGCGATGGAGTGCCCCCCAAAGAGTCCACCTCAGCCTCCGAGGGCCTCCGGGAGCAAGAGTACCAGAGCGGCCGCAGCCCCACCGTCTCAGACTCTGTCTCCTTCCACTCCTCATCCCCAGTCAACAGCCATGTGGGCAGCAGCAAGTCAAAGTCCCCCGAGTTAGCCTTCCCTGAGGATTACACCCGGAACAGGCCTAGACCAGACTCTGACGGCGGCTCTCAGGATGCCAGTGGGTCCAATGGCGCTCTGGACCTGACGGCACCCAGCTTCACTCCAAAAACCATAAAAGAAGAGCCTGGCCTGTACTTCACTAATGGAGAGTATGGTAA CCATTTGCCTCCTTTCATGAGGGTGCCCTCCAGTCTGGTCCAACTGGAGATGCAGATTCCCCCAGAGAGCTCCATGGGCATGAGCTCTCTATTTGGCTCCCAGATGCCCCAGGGAGCAGGAGGGCAGCCACGGGACAGCTCAAGTGCTCCCCGTAGATCCAGCAAGCAGCACCTGTGTAACTCCTGTGGCAAAAACTTCTCCTCTGCCAGTGCCCTGCAGATCCATGAGAGGacccacactggagagaagcccttCGGCTGCACCGTCTGTGGCAGGGCCTTCACCACTAGAGGCAACCTAAAG GTGCATGTTACAACTCACATGTGGAACAGCTCTGTGAGGCGTGGCCAGCGCCTCTCTCTGGACAACCCCATGGCCCTGATGGCCATGAGCTCAGAGTCTGGCAACGTTATGCCACCTCCCAAGGAACTGGATCCTCAGCCAATGAACTTCGACCAGTCTCTGTGGAACCAGTATGCTGCTGCTTTCACCAACGGCTTGTCCATGAAGACTAACGAGATCTCTGTGATCCAAAATGGTGGTATGCCTGGTAGCCTGGCCGGTGGTCCTCTGTTCCGCTCGACTGGAGGCCTGATGGAAATGGATGGGTCCCACTCTGGCCTGCCTGCCACCATGGCAGAGATTGAGAAGAATGGCTCAGAGAGCGTGGCCAAATCTCAGTTCCCACATTTCATGGAGGAAGGGAAAATTGCAGTGAACTAG